The following are encoded in a window of Desulfovibrio oxyclinae DSM 11498 genomic DNA:
- a CDS encoding M14/M99 family metallopeptidase → MTRSFSRKRIRSTIFWLSLLLTALCATPAQAGSWEHVFFSGTQYPLKAYFIQGELPGPTIMVQGGIQGDEPSGFVTAQLLTRSKVLRGNLVVLPRANVPSIHLRSRQVNVDMNRRFDQDYNRFYEDRCARVIRFLLQRSDAFIHLHEGSGFYYPEYIDKMRNPYRYGQSIIVDTLNWNGQIEMGSRVNTVLAKINDRINSRDYQFKLFNTRTFDRSTEYPEMRKSLTCYALTALGIPAMAVEVSKDIRQLDWKVTQQLHATAMLLHEYGVEVQLPDFTRDEVLAYAAKNIEVSINGRPLKNGRSISLSPGATLDVKTIDGGSIDFSPELALFASDRPGVNLLSARRMALKQFSRLELRSDGRSVASAKVRWQGRLPDAPNDDSPVLVCWLNGRPCFVRAGETLNAVVGDQLILEGIWGGSGEVVNFKGFVAVPWDNTGQDLGWEIILDPDNFMDKYQVDNNRPGVHRYRIVRETPGKPRSAFYINLESREVLALKLGTPSGHDILVPWKAGGVYQLPQGDYTIERAWSNGRDEKLLLTARQTPLNKGDSFRLSAGDRMDIDFRLATTFGLIGSMTFTSEGFAER, encoded by the coding sequence ATGACAAGGTCATTTTCTCGGAAACGTATCCGCTCTACAATATTCTGGCTTAGCCTGCTGCTGACGGCCCTGTGTGCCACGCCCGCTCAGGCTGGCTCGTGGGAACACGTTTTTTTCAGCGGCACCCAGTACCCCCTCAAAGCATATTTCATTCAGGGTGAACTGCCCGGCCCCACCATCATGGTGCAGGGCGGCATTCAGGGGGACGAGCCGTCGGGGTTCGTTACCGCGCAATTGCTGACGCGCTCCAAGGTCCTGCGCGGCAATCTCGTCGTGCTGCCCCGGGCCAATGTCCCGTCCATCCATCTGCGCAGCCGACAGGTCAACGTGGACATGAACCGGCGCTTCGATCAGGACTACAACCGGTTCTACGAAGACCGGTGCGCGCGCGTCATCCGTTTTCTGCTTCAGCGGTCAGACGCCTTCATTCACCTGCATGAAGGGTCGGGATTCTATTATCCGGAATACATCGACAAGATGCGCAACCCCTATAGGTACGGGCAGTCCATCATCGTGGACACCCTGAACTGGAACGGGCAGATCGAAATGGGCAGCCGGGTTAACACGGTGCTGGCCAAGATCAATGACCGCATCAATTCGCGCGACTACCAGTTCAAACTCTTCAATACCCGGACTTTCGACCGCAGCACGGAATATCCCGAGATGCGCAAGTCGTTGACCTGCTACGCGCTCACCGCGCTTGGCATTCCGGCCATGGCCGTAGAGGTCAGCAAGGATATCCGCCAGTTGGACTGGAAGGTTACCCAGCAGCTGCACGCCACGGCCATGCTGCTTCACGAGTATGGCGTGGAAGTGCAGTTGCCGGACTTCACTCGCGACGAAGTGCTGGCCTATGCCGCAAAGAACATCGAAGTTTCGATCAACGGTCGTCCGCTGAAGAATGGCCGCAGCATTTCCCTGTCCCCGGGAGCGACGCTCGACGTGAAGACGATCGACGGCGGCTCCATTGATTTTTCGCCCGAACTGGCGCTTTTTGCGTCGGACCGACCGGGCGTGAACCTGCTTTCCGCACGACGCATGGCCCTGAAACAGTTTTCCCGCCTTGAGCTGCGCTCTGACGGACGCTCCGTGGCCTCTGCCAAGGTCCGGTGGCAGGGGCGTCTTCCTGATGCTCCCAACGACGACAGCCCTGTGCTGGTCTGCTGGCTCAATGGTCGGCCCTGCTTTGTCCGGGCCGGGGAAACGCTTAATGCCGTGGTCGGGGATCAGCTCATTCTCGAAGGAATCTGGGGCGGCTCCGGAGAAGTGGTGAACTTCAAGGGCTTTGTCGCCGTGCCGTGGGATAATACCGGGCAGGACCTCGGGTGGGAAATTATACTCGATCCTGACAATTTCATGGACAAGTACCAGGTGGACAACAACCGCCCGGGTGTCCACCGCTACCGTATCGTGCGCGAGACGCCTGGCAAGCCTCGGTCCGCGTTCTATATTAACCTTGAGTCACGCGAAGTCCTGGCGCTCAAGCTCGGTACTCCATCCGGGCACGACATCCTCGTGCCGTGGAAGGCCGGTGGCGTATACCAACTGCCGCAGGGCGACTACACCATTGAGCGCGCGTGGAGCAATGGTCGTGACGAAAAGCTGCTGCTCACCGCGCGGCAGACGCCGCTGAACAAGGGCGACTCGTTCAGGCTTTCCGCCGGTGATCGCATGGATATCGATTTTCGCCTTGCCACCACCTTCGGGCTGATAGGCTCCATGACGTTCACATCCGAAGGCTTTGCCGAAAGGTGA
- a CDS encoding L,D-transpeptidase family protein: MRILLTLIILLSAATTALADGWRPRIVANPEGPTSMLAIDKGDQRLLLLERKSPLKVVSELPCTTGQALGDKQVRGDLRTPEGVYFLGPRIKRNLNWELYGDLAYSLNYPNPVDRLKGKTGSGIWLHGRGKQLVPRDTAGCVALKVPDLKTLNGDSRYGTPVVIGEDIEWDADANEREATAMTERVREWARAWESRSDAFFELYDAEKFTKAEPGSFAGFRNHKESIFRSTPWIHVMVDGVKAMRGPDYWVTWFDQLYRSPVLTQTVGKRLYWQKNEQGEWAVVGREYIPASRDLVPEYLSEKGSQAREFVKRWADAWRHADPERYAAMYDEDAVSGSHRGLERIVDYKKTLWEEKPPVKVALEKMDVDLHPSGLKVSFLQRYEDASGYSDVGMKTLVLSPAEKGWKIEREDWRRL; this comes from the coding sequence ATGCGCATACTACTGACGCTCATCATCCTCCTGTCAGCCGCCACCACGGCGCTGGCCGACGGCTGGCGGCCCAGGATCGTTGCCAATCCGGAGGGTCCCACCTCCATGCTGGCGATCGACAAGGGCGATCAGAGACTGCTGCTGCTTGAGCGCAAGAGTCCGCTCAAGGTGGTCAGCGAACTGCCCTGCACCACGGGGCAGGCGCTCGGCGACAAGCAGGTGCGGGGCGACCTGCGCACACCCGAAGGCGTCTACTTCCTCGGCCCGAGGATCAAACGCAACCTGAACTGGGAGCTTTACGGCGACCTTGCCTACTCCCTGAACTACCCCAATCCGGTGGACCGCCTGAAGGGCAAGACCGGGTCCGGGATATGGCTTCACGGGCGCGGCAAGCAGCTCGTGCCTCGCGACACGGCAGGCTGCGTGGCCCTCAAGGTGCCGGACCTGAAGACCCTCAACGGGGATTCCCGTTATGGAACACCCGTGGTCATCGGCGAGGACATTGAGTGGGATGCCGACGCGAATGAGCGTGAAGCCACGGCAATGACCGAGCGCGTCCGAGAATGGGCCCGTGCGTGGGAAAGCCGCTCGGATGCGTTTTTCGAGCTTTATGATGCGGAAAAGTTCACCAAGGCCGAACCCGGAAGCTTTGCAGGATTTCGGAATCACAAGGAAAGCATCTTCCGCAGCACGCCGTGGATTCACGTCATGGTGGACGGCGTCAAGGCCATGCGCGGCCCGGATTACTGGGTCACGTGGTTCGATCAGCTCTACCGTTCGCCGGTGTTGACCCAGACCGTGGGCAAACGACTGTATTGGCAGAAGAACGAGCAGGGCGAATGGGCCGTGGTGGGCAGGGAATACATCCCGGCCAGCCGCGATCTGGTACCCGAGTATCTGAGCGAGAAGGGCTCTCAGGCCAGAGAGTTCGTAAAACGCTGGGCCGATGCCTGGCGTCACGCCGACCCGGAGCGCTATGCGGCCATGTACGACGAGGATGCCGTATCCGGCAGCCACCGTGGTCTGGAGCGCATCGTGGACTATAAAAAGACATTGTGGGAAGAAAAACCACCTGTTAAGGTCGCTCTTGAAAAAATGGACGTGGATCTGCACCCGTCCGGCCTCAAGGTCAGCTTCCTGCAACGGTATGAAGATGCCTCCGGTTATTCCGACGTGGGCATGAAGACCCTGGTTCTCTCTCCGGCCGAGAAGGGCTGGAAAATCGAGCGTGAGGATTGGAGACGCCTTTAA
- the purB gene encoding adenylosuccinate lyase, with protein MIERYSRPEMADLWTLENKFRVWLEVELAVCEAWHEQGKIPADAIKDIREKADFDLDRILEIEQTTKHDVIAFLTAVEEKVGPASRYIHLGCTSSDIVDTANGVLLTRAAKVVLDSLDNLLEVLRRRAFEHKGLLCMGRTHGIHAEPTTYGLKFTGFYAEFARHRERLLAAMEGIRVGKLSGAVGTFAHLSPEIEERSLEILGLKPDPHSTQIVQRDRYAHFFTTLAMTAGGIERLGTELRHLQRTEVLEVEEGFTKGQKGSSAMPHKKNPISAENLCGLSRLVRTNSVASMENQALWHERDISHSSVERVIMPDSTILMDYILRRMAGVIDRLVVKEDNIRRNLMGSYGLFYSQRVLGQLIAAGLKRQQAYEMVQKVAMRCWNGGLQFEDEIRKDADVAGHLESSALDEAFDPTYYKRYENTVFSRVFGE; from the coding sequence ATGATTGAACGGTATTCCCGTCCGGAAATGGCTGATCTCTGGACCCTTGAGAACAAGTTTCGCGTCTGGCTCGAAGTGGAGCTGGCGGTCTGCGAGGCATGGCACGAGCAGGGAAAGATTCCCGCCGACGCCATAAAGGATATCCGCGAAAAGGCGGACTTCGACCTCGACCGCATCCTTGAAATCGAGCAGACCACCAAGCACGACGTCATCGCCTTCCTGACCGCCGTGGAAGAGAAGGTCGGTCCGGCATCGCGCTACATCCATCTGGGATGCACCTCTTCGGACATCGTGGACACCGCCAACGGCGTGCTGCTGACCCGCGCCGCCAAGGTGGTGCTGGACAGCCTCGACAACCTGCTGGAAGTGCTGCGCCGCCGCGCCTTCGAGCACAAGGGGCTGCTCTGCATGGGCCGCACGCACGGCATCCACGCCGAGCCCACAACCTACGGACTCAAGTTCACCGGGTTCTACGCCGAGTTTGCGCGTCACCGCGAACGCCTGCTGGCGGCCATGGAAGGAATCCGCGTGGGCAAGCTCTCCGGAGCCGTCGGCACTTTTGCCCACCTCTCCCCGGAAATCGAGGAGCGCTCGCTGGAAATCCTTGGCCTGAAGCCGGACCCGCACTCCACCCAGATCGTGCAGCGCGACCGGTATGCGCACTTCTTTACCACGCTGGCCATGACTGCGGGCGGCATCGAACGTCTCGGCACCGAGCTGCGGCATCTGCAGCGCACGGAAGTGCTGGAAGTGGAAGAAGGGTTCACCAAGGGGCAGAAAGGGTCGTCGGCCATGCCGCACAAGAAGAACCCCATTTCCGCCGAGAACCTGTGCGGACTCTCCCGGCTGGTGCGCACCAATTCCGTCGCGTCCATGGAGAATCAGGCGCTGTGGCACGAGCGCGATATCAGCCACTCCTCGGTGGAGCGGGTCATCATGCCCGACAGTACAATTTTAATGGACTACATCCTGCGTCGCATGGCAGGAGTGATCGACAGGTTGGTGGTGAAGGAGGATAACATCCGCAGGAATCTCATGGGTTCCTACGGCCTCTTCTACTCCCAGCGGGTGCTCGGACAGCTCATCGCCGCCGGCCTCAAGCGTCAGCAGGCGTACGAAATGGTGCAGAAAGTCGCCATGCGCTGCTGGAACGGCGGGCTGCAGTTCGAAGACGAGATCCGCAAGGATGCCGACGTGGCCGGGCATCTGGAATCGAGCGCACTTGACGAAGCGTTCGACCCAACATATTACAAAAGATACGAAAACACGGTTTTCAGCCGTGTGTTTGGAGAATAA
- the pyrE gene encoding orotate phosphoribosyltransferase has product MEELKVRLAKLLMQLSYVEGEVTLTSGKKSDYYFDCKQTALHPEGSWLIGKCFLEMLKGRPEVQAVGGMTLGADPLVSSVTVLSHVDGHPLPGFIIRKKSKGHGTNQYLEGLKNLPEGAKVALLEDVVTTGGTLVTACERVRDAGFEIVSVLSVLDREEGGRENLEQAGLSLESIFTRSQLLEAAKR; this is encoded by the coding sequence ATGGAAGAGTTGAAAGTCCGGCTTGCCAAGCTGCTGATGCAGCTTTCCTACGTTGAAGGCGAAGTGACCCTCACTTCCGGCAAGAAGAGCGATTACTACTTCGACTGCAAGCAGACCGCGCTGCATCCCGAAGGCAGCTGGCTCATCGGCAAATGCTTTCTGGAAATGCTCAAGGGGCGTCCGGAAGTGCAGGCCGTGGGCGGCATGACCCTCGGGGCGGATCCGCTGGTTTCCTCCGTGACGGTTCTGTCCCACGTGGATGGGCATCCGCTCCCCGGCTTCATCATTCGCAAGAAGTCCAAGGGACACGGCACCAACCAGTATCTGGAAGGCCTCAAGAATCTTCCCGAGGGAGCCAAGGTCGCGCTGCTTGAGGACGTGGTGACCACCGGCGGCACACTGGTCACCGCCTGCGAACGGGTTCGCGACGCCGGGTTCGAGATCGTCTCCGTGCTCTCCGTTCTGGACCGCGAAGAGGGCGGTCGGGAAAACCTCGAACAGGCGGGGCTTTCCCTCGAATCCATCTTTACCCGCAGCCAACTGCTGGAAGCTGCGAAACGCTAA